The following coding sequences are from one Scomber japonicus isolate fScoJap1 chromosome 3, fScoJap1.pri, whole genome shotgun sequence window:
- the rae1 gene encoding mRNA export factor isoform X1, whose protein sequence is MSLFGQSSGFGTGGTGVFGSTTTDSHNPMKDVEVTSPPDDSISCLAFSPPTMPGNFLIGGSWANDVRCWEVQDNGQTVPKAQQMHTGPVLDACWSDDGSKVFTASCDKTAKMWDLNSNQAMQIAQHDGPIKAIHWIKAPNYSCIMTGSWDKTLKFWDTRSPNPMMSLQMPERCYCADVVYPMAVVATAERGLIVYQLENQPSEFRRIDSPLKHQHRCVAIFKDKQNKPTGFALGSIEGRVAIHYINPPNPAKDNFTFKCHRSNGTNTTTPQDIYAVNAISFHPVHGTLATVGSDGRFSFWDKDARTKLKTSEQLDQPITACCFNHNGNIFAYASSYDWSKGHEYYNPQKKNYIFLRNAAEELKPRNKKW, encoded by the exons ATGAGTTTATTTGGCCAAAGCTCCGGGTTTGGAACAGGAGGGACAGGTGTCTTTGGAAGCACAACGACAGACAGCCACAATCCCATGAAG GATGTTGAAGTGACATCACCACCAGATGACAGCATTAGCTGTCTGGCCTTCAGCCCCCCCACCATGCCGGGGAACTTCCTCATCGGTGGATCGTGGGCTAATGAT GTCCGATGCTGGGAAGTGCAGGACAACGGACAGACTGTCCCCAAAGCCCAACAGATGCACACAGGTCCAGTGCTGGATGCATGCTGGAGTGAT GATGGGAGTAAAGTCTTCACTGCTTCCTGTGACAAGACAGCCAAGATGTGGGATCTTAACAGCAATCAAGCAATGCAGATTGCACAG CATGACGGCCCAATCAAAGCGATCCACTGGATTAAAGCCCCTAACTACAGCTGTATCATGACTGGCAGCTGGGACAAAACACTGAAG TTCTGGGACACTCGCTCTCCCAATCCCATGATGTCTCTGCAGATGCCAGAGAGATGTTACTGTGCAGATGTT GTGTACCCCATGGCAGTGGTTGCCACAGCTGAAAGAGGCCTGATAGTGTACCAACTGGAGAACCAGCCCTCTGAGTTCCGCAGAATAGACTCTCCTCTTAAACATCAG CACCGCTGTGTTGCCATATTCAAGGACAAGCAGAACAAGCCAACAGGCTTTGCACTGGGAAGCATTGAGGGACGAGTTGCCATCCACTACATCAACCCTCCGAACCC AGCCAAAGACAACTTTACCTTCAAGTGCCACAGGTCCAATGGAACTAACACAACCACTCCACAGGACATCTATGCT GTGAACGCCATCTCCTTCCATCCTGTCCACGGCACCCTGGCCACTGTGGGCTCAGATGGACGCTTCAGCTTCTGGGACAAAGACGCCCGCACCAAGTTGAAGACCTCGGAGCAGCTCGACCAGCCCATTACGGCATGCTGCTTCAACCACAATGGCAACATCTTTGCATATGCTTCCAGTTACGACTGGTCGAAG GGCCATGAGTACTACAACCCCCAGAAAAAGAACTACATCTTCCTGAGGAACGCCGCAGAGGAGCTGAAGCCTCGGAACAAGAAATGGTGA
- the rae1 gene encoding mRNA export factor isoform X2 — protein sequence MSLFGQSSGFGTGGTGVFGSTTTDSHNPMKDVEVTSPPDDSISCLAFSPPTMPGNFLIGGSWANDVRCWEVQDNGQTVPKAQQMHTGPVLDACWSDDGSKVFTASCDKTAKMWDLNSNQAMQIAQHDGPIKAIHWIKAPNYSCIMTGSWDKTLKFWDTRSPNPMMSLQMPERCYCADVVYPMAVVATAERGLIVYQLENQPSEFRRIDSPLKHQHRCVAIFKDKQNKPTGFALGSIEGRVAIHYINPPNPAKDNFTFKCHRSNGTNTTTPQDIYAVNAISFHPVHGTLATVGSDGRFSFWDKDARTKLKTSEQLDQPITACCFNHNGNIFAYASSYDWSKGHEYYNPQKKNYIFLRNAAEELKPRNKK from the exons ATGAGTTTATTTGGCCAAAGCTCCGGGTTTGGAACAGGAGGGACAGGTGTCTTTGGAAGCACAACGACAGACAGCCACAATCCCATGAAG GATGTTGAAGTGACATCACCACCAGATGACAGCATTAGCTGTCTGGCCTTCAGCCCCCCCACCATGCCGGGGAACTTCCTCATCGGTGGATCGTGGGCTAATGAT GTCCGATGCTGGGAAGTGCAGGACAACGGACAGACTGTCCCCAAAGCCCAACAGATGCACACAGGTCCAGTGCTGGATGCATGCTGGAGTGAT GATGGGAGTAAAGTCTTCACTGCTTCCTGTGACAAGACAGCCAAGATGTGGGATCTTAACAGCAATCAAGCAATGCAGATTGCACAG CATGACGGCCCAATCAAAGCGATCCACTGGATTAAAGCCCCTAACTACAGCTGTATCATGACTGGCAGCTGGGACAAAACACTGAAG TTCTGGGACACTCGCTCTCCCAATCCCATGATGTCTCTGCAGATGCCAGAGAGATGTTACTGTGCAGATGTT GTGTACCCCATGGCAGTGGTTGCCACAGCTGAAAGAGGCCTGATAGTGTACCAACTGGAGAACCAGCCCTCTGAGTTCCGCAGAATAGACTCTCCTCTTAAACATCAG CACCGCTGTGTTGCCATATTCAAGGACAAGCAGAACAAGCCAACAGGCTTTGCACTGGGAAGCATTGAGGGACGAGTTGCCATCCACTACATCAACCCTCCGAACCC AGCCAAAGACAACTTTACCTTCAAGTGCCACAGGTCCAATGGAACTAACACAACCACTCCACAGGACATCTATGCT GTGAACGCCATCTCCTTCCATCCTGTCCACGGCACCCTGGCCACTGTGGGCTCAGATGGACGCTTCAGCTTCTGGGACAAAGACGCCCGCACCAAGTTGAAGACCTCGGAGCAGCTCGACCAGCCCATTACGGCATGCTGCTTCAACCACAATGGCAACATCTTTGCATATGCTTCCAGTTACGACTGGTCGAAG GGCCATGAGTACTACAACCCCCAGAAAAAGAACTACATCTTCCTGAGGAACGCCGCAGAGGAGCTGAAGCCTCGGAACAAGAAATG A